The Mycolicibacterium monacense genome contains the following window.
TGACCTCCTCGCCGAAGCGCAGTGTGGCCCCGGCGTGTTCGGCGAGGTCGAGGTGCGCCTGCACCGTCATCTCGGGGCGGGCGAACCCGGCCTTGGCCTCGTAGAGCGCGATATCACCCTCGCGTGGGGTGAAGTTCGGGTACCGGCGGCGGAACTCGTCGGCGTCGAGTACCTCGTGATCCAGACCCCACTGCCGGCTGGCGCGCAGACTCCCGGCGACGGTGAGGCAGTCGGGTGGACCGATGAACAGTCCTCCGGTCATCCGGTACACCTCGCGGGCGGAGTCGGTGGCGAGCCGGTCCCAGAGGTCGTACGCGCGCAGCAGCAGCGGGACGTAGGCGGGGTCCTCGAAGTAGGACTGCCGGATGATGCGGGATCCGCCGTGGCTGGACCCCTTGTCGTGGGCGGGGGTGAACTTCTCCAGTCCGAGCACGCGCTGACCGCGGGAGGCGAGGTGGTAGGCGGCGGCGCTGCCCATACCACCGAGGCCGATGACGATGACGTCTGCATGTGACGAGTGGGCCATGGGCTATCTCCGGATTCGCAGCATGTCAGGGTCGAGGACCGGTTCAGCGTGGACGGTGGTGCGGTGGCGGGTGCCGCGGTAGTCGACGGTGACCGGGTCACCGGTGTCCGCACCGGCGGGCAGCCAGGCGTAGGCGATGGTGCGCCCGACCGTCGGGGAGTACCCGGCGCTGGTCACGTAGCCGACGCAGTCACCGGCCGCGTACACCGGCTCCTTGCCGAGCACCACGGCGGCGGGATCGTCGAACACGATGCTGCGCAACGTCTTCTGTGGTGGTGGTGCCTGTTCGAGTGCGGCGCGGCCGACGAAGTCGCCCTTGTCCATGCGCACCGCGAAGTCGAGGCCGGCCTCGGCGGGGCGGTGTTCGGTCGTCATATCGGTTCCCCAACTGCGGTAACCCTTCTCGATGCGCAGGCTGTTGAACGCGACCCGGCCGGCCGCGATGACCCCGTGGTCGCGTCCGGCCTCGAACAGCAGATCCCACAGCGCACCGCCGTAGTCCGCGCTCGTGTAGATCTCCCAGCCGAGTTCCCCGACGTAGGAGACGCGCATCATCGTCACCGGAAGGGCACCCAGATAGGTGCGCAGAGCGCGGAAGTACCGAAAGGCGTTGTGGGACAGGTCGTCCTTGCACAGCGGTTGGACCATGTCGCGGGCCAGCGGACCCCACACGCCGATGCAGCAGGTGCCGCCGGTGATGTCGCGCAGCACCACGTCGTCGGGTCGGTGGCGGTCGAGCCAGTCGAAGTCACGTGGCGAGTTGGCGCCGACCTGAAACGTTGTGGGGCCCAGCCGCGCCACGGTCAGATCGCTGCGGATGCCGCCCGCTTCGTCGAGCATCAGCGTGTAGGTGACCGACCCGACGCTCTTGTCGATGTTGTTGGTGGTCATCCTCTGCAGGAACGCCGCCGCGCCCGGACCGGCGACCTCGTAACGGGTCAGCGGCGTCATGTCGTACATCGCCACCCGCTCCCGGGTGACGTGCGCCTCGGCGACCGAGATGGGTGACCAGTGGCGCGCGGACCACTCGTCGCGCTCGGGGATGTCGAGATCCGCGGTGAGGCCTGCGTTGGCCTCGAACCACGCCGGCCGCTCCCAGCCCCCGCCTTCGTAGAAGTGCGCGCCGAGTTCGCGGTGTCGTGCGTGGAACGGGCTGGTGCGCAAACCGCGCAGTGCGGAACGGAATTGGTAGGGGTGGATGACGTCGTACACCTCGACGAACGCCTGCGAGCTGGTCTGCATGACGAATGCGGGGCTGCGGGCCACGTCCTCGAAGCGGTACAGGTCGCATTCGCTGACATCGACCGCCGGGGTGCCGTCGAGAATCCACTCCGCGGTCGCCTTCGCCACACCCGCGGAATGCGTGACCCATACCGCCTCGGCCACCCAGAACCCGGCCAGATCGCGGTGTTCCCCCATGATCGAGAAACCGTCCGGGGTGAAGGAGAAGATCCCGTTGAACGCCTCTTCAACCTTCGAATCTGCCAGTGCGGGAAGCAGTTCGGTCGCCGCGCTCCAGGCCGGAGCGAAGTCGTCATCGGTGAACGGCAGCATCGAGGGCATCGCCTCGCCCGCGGTGTCGGCCATGAGCGTGGACATGTCGACCGGCATGGGGCGGTGGCAGTAGGACCCGATGCCGATGCGGTCCCCGTGCTCCCGGAAGTAGAGGTCGGCATCCTGGTGGCGCAGGATCGGCAGGCCGGCTTCGGCGCGCTCGGTGTTGCGCCCGACCAGGGGCGCGATCTGACCGGTCCGGGCGTACTGGTGGGCCATGGGTACCAGCGGCAGCACCAGGTCGACCTGTCGTGCCAGTTCGGCGCCCCAGAAACCGGCCGCGCACACGACGACGTCGGCATCGATCACACCGTCGGAGGTCCGCACACCGGCCACCCGCCCCGCCTTCTCGACGACGCCGAGCACCTCGGTGTGCGGCAGGAAGGCGGCGCCGCGCGCAATCGCCCGGCGGGCCTGCGCTTCAGCGGCGCGGACGGCCTTGGCCAAACCGTCTGTGGGCGTGTGGAATCCGCCGAGGATGCGGTCGCGGTCGACCAGCGGGTGCAACGCCGCGCATTCGTCGGCCGACAGCAGCCGTCCCTCGATCCCCCACGCCTGCGCCCACCCCGACTTGCGGTGCAGATCGGCCCAGCGTTCCGGGGTGGCCGCGACTTCCAGTCCGCCGACCTGGTTGAACGCCCAGCCGTCGGGATGGTCGAGTGTGCAGAACTTCTCGACGGTGTAGCGGGCGAAGGCGGTCATGGTCTTCGACGGGTTGGTCTGGAACACCAGACCCGGCGCATGCGAGGTGGACCCGCCCGTGGCGAACAGGGGTCCGCGGTCGACGACGGTGACGTCGGTGGCGCCGCGCGCGGTCAATTCGTCGGCCAGTGACGTGCCGACGATCCCGGCACCGATCACGACGATTTTGGGCATGGGCGGACCGCTCTCACTCAACGAAGGAGTTGTTGCGTTCTTTGCAACACGATGTTTATGACGCAACAGCGATCATTCACCGATGCAGCGACGGGCGCAAGACGAACACACTGAGAGTTTGAGACGGCGAGGGAATGCTCAGCCGGTGATGCGGGCGACGCAGCGCGGTGAATCCGCGCAGGTGGTGCCGTCGACGCTGTATCCGCACCCCGGTGCGGGGTCGACACCAGCGACGCGCAGGGGGTCGCGGTCGCCGCGGAGTTCGTCGACGAGGTCGAGGGCGAGGCGGGCGTAACGCCGGTCGGCGTTGGGCGTCCTGGCCCGGGCCATCGCGATGCCCAGGTCGGCGGCCTGTTCGCGCACCTCGCTGTCGAGATCCCAGACCACCTCGATGTGGTCGGCGACGAAACCGATCGGACAGATGATGACGGCTTTCGTACCGCGCTCGGCGAGGGCGGCCACGTGGTCGCCGATGTCGGGTTCGAGCCACGGGATACGCGGCGGACCCGACCGCGACTGCCACACCTGGTCGAATTCGGAGTATCCGGCCGCGGCGGCCACCAGCCGGGTCGCGTAGGCCACCTGGCGGCTGTAGAGGTTGGGGCCGTGTCGGTCGTCGGCGGCGACCGGGATGGAGTGGGCGGTGAACACCAGCCTGGCCTCATCGCGCAGGTCGGCCGGAAGTGATTGCGCCGCAACGCCGATCGACTCGGCGAACATCTCCACGAGCAGCGGGTGGTCGAAGTAGTGGCGCAACTTCACCAGCTGGGGCGCACCGTCACCGGCGGCCGCGCGACCCCTGGCGATGTCCTCGTTGTACTGCGTGCAACTGGAGTATCCGCCCCACGCCGATGTGGCGAACACCGCCGCGCGCCGCACCCCGTCGTCGCGCATCGCGGTCACCGCGTCCTCGACGTAGGGATCCCAGTTGCGGTTGCCGAAGTACACCGGCAGCGTCTCGCCGCGGGCGCCCAGTTCGGCCTCGATCTCCGCGATCAACGCCCGGTTGATGCCGTTGATCGGGGAGACGCCGCCGAAGTGCAGGTAGTGTTCGGCCACGCTGGCCAGCCGTTCCCGCGGGATCCCGCGGCCCCGGGTGACGTTCTCCAGAAAAGGCATCACCTGGTCGGGGCCCTCGGGTCCACCGAAGGACAGCACCAGCAGCGCGTCAAAAAGCACAGCACTCCATGTGTCAGAGCAACTGGGTGTGCGCGCCGCCGTCGGCGTACACGACGGTGCCGGTGGTGGCCGGCAGCCAGTCCGACAGCAGGGCACACACGGTCTTGGCCACCGGTGTCGGATCCTTCATGTTCCAGCCGATCGGCGCCCGCTGGTCCCAACCCTCCTCGAGCAGCTTCATCTGCTCACCGGCCTCGGCGCCGAGCGCACCGCCGACGATGGCGCTCATGGCCAGCGTCCGGATCGGTCCCGCGGCAACGAGATTGGAGCGCACCCCGTACGGGCCGGCCTCACGGGCGACGAAGCGGTTGACCGACTCCAGCGCGCTCTTGGCCACCGTCATCCAGTTGTAGGCGGGCATGGCGCGGGTGGGGTCGAAATCCATCCCGACGATGCCGCCGCCGCGGTTCATGATCGGCAGCGTGGCCTTGGCCAGCGACGCATACGAGTAGGCCGAGATGTGGATGCCCTTGGCCACGTCCTCGTACGGCGCATCGAAGAACGGGTTGATGCCCATCCCGGTCTGCGGCATGAAGCCGATGGAGTGCACCACGCCGTCGAGCTTGTTGCCCTCACCGATCTCGGCGGTGACGCGGTCGGCCAACGTGTCGAGGTGCTCCTGGTTCTGCACGTCGAGTTCCAGCAGCGGCGCCGGGTTCGGGAGCCGGTCACAGATCCGCCGGATCAGTTTCATCCGGTCGAAGCCGGTCAGCACCAGTTCCGCACCCGCCTCCTGGGCGACCTTGGCGATGTAGAACGCGATGGACGAGTCGGTGATGATCCCGGTGACGAGGATGCGCTTACCCTCGAGAAACCCTGTCATGTGAAAGTCCCTATCTCTTTTAGTGGCCCATGCCCATGCCGCCGTCGACGGGAATGACCGCGCCGGCGATGTAGTTCGCATCCTCGGACGCCAGGAAGCTGACCGCCCCGGCGACCTCCTCGGCGGTGCCGACGCGCTTGGCCGGGATGAAGTCCAGCGCACCGGCCTGGATCCGCTCGTCGAGCGCCCGGGTCATCTCGGTGTCGATGTAGCCGGGGGCCACGACATTGGCGGTGACGTTGGCTTTCGCCAGTTCGCGCGAGATCGAGCGGGCCATGCCGATCAGACCGGCCTTGGCGGCCGCGTAGTTGGCCTGGTTGCCGATCCCCCACATACCGGACACCGAACCGATGAGGATGATCCGGCCGAACCGCTTGCGCTGCATGCTGCGCGACGCGCGCTGGACCACCCGGAAGGCGCCGGTCAGGTTCGCGTTGATGACCTCCTCGAACCGCTCCTCGGTCATCCGCATCAGGAACGCGTCCTTGGAGATGCCGGCGTTGGAGACCAGCACCTCGACCGGACCCTGGTGTTCCTCGACCTCTTTGAACGCGCGGTCGACGGCTTCGTTGTCGGTGACGTCACACACGACGCCGAACAGACCTTCGGGGGCGCCGGAGCCGCGATGGGTGACCGCGACCTTGTGGCCGTCGGCCGCCAGCCGTTGGGCGATTGCCAGGCCGATCCCGCGGTTGCCGCCGGTGACCAGCACAGATCGGGAGACGAACGGCGGTCTGCCGCCCGTCGACTGGCTTTCGGTCTCGGCTACTGCGCTGTCGGTCATGTCCGTCAACTTAACGTCTGGCCCGTCTCCCGCCGAAATCGACTCGGGTCGGGCGTCATCCCGGTAGGCGCCGGTTGAGCAGCAGCGCGGCGAGCGCCGACAGGGCCAGCACGAGCGCGCCCAGACGCAGCCAGCCCACGCTGGCGTCGCCCTTGATCGTCTCGTAGCCGATCTGCTGCTGCAGGTTGGCGTAGACCTCACGCAGCTGTTCGAGGCTCGACGCGGTGAACGCCTCCCCCTCGGACAGGTCGGCGATCTTCTTGAGCATCTGGTCGTCGACCGGGACCGGCTGGCGCTGCTCGTTGATCTCGACGTAGCCGTACGGGGTGCCGAACGAGATCGTCGAGATCGGCACGCCCTGATCCTTCGCGGTGCGGGCCGCGGTGAACGCACCCTTGGGGTTGTCCGGATTCGACGGCACCGTCTCCTTGCCGTCGGAGAACAGCACGATGCGCGCCGGCGGCGGTTCGTCCCCGCCGCCGATCACGGCGCCGACGGTGGCGATGGCCTGCAACGCGGTGAAGATGCCCTCACCGGTCGCGGTGCGGTCGGCCAGCTGAAGTTTGTCGATCGCGGTCTTGGTGGCCTCGCGGTTGGTGGTCGGCGACACCAGCACCGTGGCGGTGCCTGCATAGGCGATCAGGCCGAGGTTGATACCGGGGGTCAATTCGTCGGCGAACTGTTTGGAGGCCTCCTGGGCGGCGGCCAGCCGGCTCGGCGACACGTCGGTGGCGCGCATCGACTGCGATACGTCGATCACCAGCATCACCACCGCGCGGTTGCGCGGAACCCGGACATCGCGGGTCGGCCCCGCCATCGCGACCGTGAGCAGCACCAGCGAGGCGACGAGCAGGATCGCCGGGAGGTGTCGCCAGCGGTTCGGCCGGTTCGGCGCGACGCTCTCCAGCAGTTCCATGTTGGCGAACCGCAGGATCCGGCGCTGCCGGGCCAGGGCGACGATGACGTAGAGCCCGGCCAGGGCGAGCACGACGATCAGGAACAGGAAGAACCACGGATGTTCGAAACCCGAGAAGGACATCGGGCCGAGCAACGGTAAAGTCATGTGCGGCTTGTCAATTCGTTTCTATATCGACTATCGGCGTCTTTGCTCTTCGCGCAAGCGCTCATCGCGGTTGTTTCCTCTTCGCGCAAGCGCTCATCGGCCGGCCATGGCGCCGCGGCGTCGACTCGCCACGAACCTCACCACGTCGGCGATCCAGTCCCGGTCGGTGCGCAGGCTCAGCAGCGGGGCTCCGCAGCGCCGCAACGTGCGGGCCACCTCGGCCCGGTGTTCGGCGGCCGCCCGCTCGAAGTCCTCACGCAGTTGGTGGTCGATGGTGAACTCGCGCGTCACCCCGGTCTCGGCGTCCTGCAGCACGACGTCACCGACCTCGGGCAGTTCGACATCGCGCGGGTCGAGCACCTCGATTCCCAGCACCTCGTGGCGGCCGGCGATCGCCCGCAGCGGGCGCATCCAGTCGATCGGACCGAGGAAGTCACTGATGACCACCGCCATCCCCCGCCTGCGCTCGGGACGGCGCAGCGCGTCGATCGCCTCGGCGAGGTTTCCACGGACCCCGGGCGGGGCCTTCGGGGTGGTCGCGATGGTCCGCAGCACCTCCTGCTCGTGCATCCGACCGGACAGCGCAGGCACACGCCGCATGGTCTGCCCGTTGGAGATCACCGCACCGAGCCGGTTACCGCCACCGCTGTTGAGGAACGCGATCGCGGCGGCCGCGGCCACCGCGAGGTCACGCTTCTCGCAGCCCGCGGTGCCGAAGTCGAGGCTGGCCGACATGTCGACCACCAGCCACGTCTCGAGCTCACGGTCGGCGATCATCTCCCGCACGTGCGGCACCGTGGTGCGCGCGGTCACCGACCAGTCCATTCGACGGACGTCGTCGCCGGGCTGGTAGATCCGCGACTCCCCCGGCTCCGAACCCGGACCCGGGATCAAACCGAGGTGATCACCGTGCAGGACGCCGTCGAGTTTGCGTCGGACGGTCAGTTCGAGCTTGCGCAACGCCGCCGACAGTGCGGGGTCGCGGATCTGGCCGCGCTGCAGCGACGGCAGATCGACCGAACGGCCGTCGGACTCGGTCACCGACCGCCCGCCACACCCGCTCCGGCCGGGACCGCGGGCTGGGTCGAAGGACCTTGTTGCGGAATGGCATTCACCTGCGGCAGCGCGACGGTCTGCATGATGCGGTTGATCACCGTCTCCGAGGAGACCTCGTCGGCGAGCGCATCGTAGGTGAGCACCAGGCGGTGGCGCAGCACGTCCGGGATCACCTCGACGACGTCCTGCGGGATGACGTAGTCGCGGCCCCGCACCAGCGCCAGCGCGCGGGAGGCGGCGATGATGCCCAGCGAGGCACGCGGGGAGGCGCCGTAGGCGATCCACGCCTTGGCGTCGGGCATGCCGAACTTCTCGGGCTCGCGGGTGGCGGTGACGATGCGGACCACGTAATCGACGAGCGCGTGGTGCACGAAGGTGTTGGCCGCGACGTCCTGCAGGCGCAGCAGGTCACCGGTGGCGAGGATCTGCTTGGGCTCCGGGGGCTTCACACCCATCCGGTAGATGATCTCGCGCTCTTCCTCCGGAGTCGGGTAGTCGATGTTGAGTTTGAACAGGAAGCGGTCGCGCTGCGCTTCGGGCAGGGCGTACACGCCCTCCTGCTCGATCGGGTTCTGCGTCGCCATGACCAGGAAGGGCTGCGGCAGCGGGAAGGTCTTGCCGCCGATGGAGATCTTGCGTTCGGCCATCACCTCGAGCAGCGCGGACTGCACCTTCGCGGGGGCACGGTTGATCTCGTCGGCCAGCAGGAAGTTCACCACCACGGGGCCGAGTTCGATGTCGAACTCCTCCTTGCCCTGGCGGAAGATGCGGGTACCGACGATGTCGGTGGGCACCAGGTCGGGGGTGAACTGGATGCGCGCGAACGTGCCGCCGACGACCTTGGCGAAGGTCTCGACCGCCAGCGTCTTCGCCACACCCGGGACACCCTCGAGCAGGACGTGGCCCTTGGCGAGCAGGCCGACGAGCATCCGTTCGACCAGCCGGTCCTGCCCGACGATGATGCGCTTGACCTCGAAGATCGCCCGTTCCAGGGTGTGCACCTCGGGCTGCAGGCCACCGTTGTTCTGAGGGGTGGGGCTCTGTGCGCCGGCAGGACCCTGCGGCGCGGCGTGGGAACCGGCGGGATATCCCTGCGCGGGGTTCGGACCGGAATAACCTCCGGCGCCCTGCGGCGGCCCACTCGGTGACGTCATCGAGATTCCTCCCACTGTTTTCGCTGGTCCTGCGGCGGACGCGAGGGCGCCCGCCGTCAACTATTCCAGGCACTCCGGAATCCGTCGACGTTGCCCGGTCCGCCTCAGGCTGTGCTCAGGATTCGATGATGC
Protein-coding sequences here:
- a CDS encoding DUF58 domain-containing protein, producing the protein MTESDGRSVDLPSLQRGQIRDPALSAALRKLELTVRRKLDGVLHGDHLGLIPGPGSEPGESRIYQPGDDVRRMDWSVTARTTVPHVREMIADRELETWLVVDMSASLDFGTAGCEKRDLAVAAAAAIAFLNSGGGNRLGAVISNGQTMRRVPALSGRMHEQEVLRTIATTPKAPPGVRGNLAEAIDALRRPERRRGMAVVISDFLGPIDWMRPLRAIAGRHEVLGIEVLDPRDVELPEVGDVVLQDAETGVTREFTIDHQLREDFERAAAEHRAEVARTLRRCGAPLLSLRTDRDWIADVVRFVASRRRGAMAGR
- a CDS encoding GcvT family protein; amino-acid sequence: MPKIVVIGAGIVGTSLADELTARGATDVTVVDRGPLFATGGSTSHAPGLVFQTNPSKTMTAFARYTVEKFCTLDHPDGWAFNQVGGLEVAATPERWADLHRKSGWAQAWGIEGRLLSADECAALHPLVDRDRILGGFHTPTDGLAKAVRAAEAQARRAIARGAAFLPHTEVLGVVEKAGRVAGVRTSDGVIDADVVVCAAGFWGAELARQVDLVLPLVPMAHQYARTGQIAPLVGRNTERAEAGLPILRHQDADLYFREHGDRIGIGSYCHRPMPVDMSTLMADTAGEAMPSMLPFTDDDFAPAWSAATELLPALADSKVEEAFNGIFSFTPDGFSIMGEHRDLAGFWVAEAVWVTHSAGVAKATAEWILDGTPAVDVSECDLYRFEDVARSPAFVMQTSSQAFVEVYDVIHPYQFRSALRGLRTSPFHARHRELGAHFYEGGGWERPAWFEANAGLTADLDIPERDEWSARHWSPISVAEAHVTRERVAMYDMTPLTRYEVAGPGAAAFLQRMTTNNIDKSVGSVTYTLMLDEAGGIRSDLTVARLGPTTFQVGANSPRDFDWLDRHRPDDVVLRDITGGTCCIGVWGPLARDMVQPLCKDDLSHNAFRYFRALRTYLGALPVTMMRVSYVGELGWEIYTSADYGGALWDLLFEAGRDHGVIAAGRVAFNSLRIEKGYRSWGTDMTTEHRPAEAGLDFAVRMDKGDFVGRAALEQAPPPQKTLRSIVFDDPAAVVLGKEPVYAAGDCVGYVTSAGYSPTVGRTIAYAWLPAGADTGDPVTVDYRGTRHRTTVHAEPVLDPDMLRIRR
- a CDS encoding ferrochelatase, with the translated sequence MLFDALLVLSFGGPEGPDQVMPFLENVTRGRGIPRERLASVAEHYLHFGGVSPINGINRALIAEIEAELGARGETLPVYFGNRNWDPYVEDAVTAMRDDGVRRAAVFATSAWGGYSSCTQYNEDIARGRAAAGDGAPQLVKLRHYFDHPLLVEMFAESIGVAAQSLPADLRDEARLVFTAHSIPVAADDRHGPNLYSRQVAYATRLVAAAAGYSEFDQVWQSRSGPPRIPWLEPDIGDHVAALAERGTKAVIICPIGFVADHIEVVWDLDSEVREQAADLGIAMARARTPNADRRYARLALDLVDELRGDRDPLRVAGVDPAPGCGYSVDGTTCADSPRCVARITG
- the fabG1 gene encoding 3-oxoacyl-ACP reductase FabG1 translates to MTDSAVAETESQSTGGRPPFVSRSVLVTGGNRGIGLAIAQRLAADGHKVAVTHRGSGAPEGLFGVVCDVTDNEAVDRAFKEVEEHQGPVEVLVSNAGISKDAFLMRMTEERFEEVINANLTGAFRVVQRASRSMQRKRFGRIILIGSVSGMWGIGNQANYAAAKAGLIGMARSISRELAKANVTANVVAPGYIDTEMTRALDERIQAGALDFIPAKRVGTAEEVAGAVSFLASEDANYIAGAVIPVDGGMGMGH
- a CDS encoding VWA domain-containing protein encodes the protein MTLPLLGPMSFSGFEHPWFFLFLIVVLALAGLYVIVALARQRRILRFANMELLESVAPNRPNRWRHLPAILLVASLVLLTVAMAGPTRDVRVPRNRAVVMLVIDVSQSMRATDVSPSRLAAAQEASKQFADELTPGINLGLIAYAGTATVLVSPTTNREATKTAIDKLQLADRTATGEGIFTALQAIATVGAVIGGGDEPPPARIVLFSDGKETVPSNPDNPKGAFTAARTAKDQGVPISTISFGTPYGYVEINEQRQPVPVDDQMLKKIADLSEGEAFTASSLEQLREVYANLQQQIGYETIKGDASVGWLRLGALVLALSALAALLLNRRLPG
- the inhA gene encoding NADH-dependent enoyl-ACP reductase InhA — encoded protein: MTGFLEGKRILVTGIITDSSIAFYIAKVAQEAGAELVLTGFDRMKLIRRICDRLPNPAPLLELDVQNQEHLDTLADRVTAEIGEGNKLDGVVHSIGFMPQTGMGINPFFDAPYEDVAKGIHISAYSYASLAKATLPIMNRGGGIVGMDFDPTRAMPAYNWMTVAKSALESVNRFVAREAGPYGVRSNLVAAGPIRTLAMSAIVGGALGAEAGEQMKLLEEGWDQRAPIGWNMKDPTPVAKTVCALLSDWLPATTGTVVYADGGAHTQLL
- the moxR1 gene encoding chaperone MoxR1, which codes for MTSPSGPPQGAGGYSGPNPAQGYPAGSHAAPQGPAGAQSPTPQNNGGLQPEVHTLERAIFEVKRIIVGQDRLVERMLVGLLAKGHVLLEGVPGVAKTLAVETFAKVVGGTFARIQFTPDLVPTDIVGTRIFRQGKEEFDIELGPVVVNFLLADEINRAPAKVQSALLEVMAERKISIGGKTFPLPQPFLVMATQNPIEQEGVYALPEAQRDRFLFKLNIDYPTPEEEREIIYRMGVKPPEPKQILATGDLLRLQDVAANTFVHHALVDYVVRIVTATREPEKFGMPDAKAWIAYGASPRASLGIIAASRALALVRGRDYVIPQDVVEVIPDVLRHRLVLTYDALADEVSSETVINRIMQTVALPQVNAIPQQGPSTQPAVPAGAGVAGGR